A single Dasypus novemcinctus isolate mDasNov1 chromosome 4, mDasNov1.1.hap2, whole genome shotgun sequence DNA region contains:
- the KRTAP24-1 gene encoding keratin-associated protein 24-1 codes for MSVLGYSRVCDAMPCRTHCYIPVAPATVCSSDVIPTFGLCIPSSYQDNLWLLDNCQGSSNEAPSCEFLSCEPKTCTTSCVPSVFYVPCNSPSSGKECNVCKTTNNSPSPSCSPGTQTKGYVSDCDTRTRCTSKTCQTLRSGSNYFGKLNCLSKIFQPLSDCQLGSLGYRRSPDLSFKPCSFSPSCYISSNYQPQCYLARNCHYLNYGSMSCRPLGYLSRNFHFLSCIPSTFPPLRYLCSGNRPLPCY; via the coding sequence ATGTCTGTTCTCGGCTATTCCAGGGTTTGTGATGCTATGCCCTGCAGAACTCACTGTTACATCCCAGTTGCTCCTGCTACTGTTTGCTCCAGTGATGTAATACCCACCTTTGGACTCTGCATACCCAGTAGCTACCAAGATAATCTCTGGCTCCTGGATAACTGCCAAGGATCCTCCAATGAAGCCCCAAGCTGTGAATTCCTGAGCTGTGAGCCCAAGACCTGCACCACGAGCTGTGTCCCATCCGTCTTTTATGTGCCCTGCAACTCTCCATCATCCGGCAAAGAATGCAATGTCTGTAAAACTACCAACAACAGTCCCAGTCCCAGCTGCAGCCCAGGCACTCAGACCAAGGGGTATGTATCTGACTGCGACACACGCACCCGATGCACGTCTAAAACCTGCCAAACCCTCCGCAGTGGCTCCAACTACTTTGGGAAACTTAACTGCTTATCCAAGATCTTCCAACCCTTAAGCGACTGCCAACTGGGCAGCTTGGGTTATAGAAGATCTCCAGATCTTAGCTTCAAACCCTGTTCTTTCTCACCATCATGTTATATTTCCAGCAACTACCAACCCCAATGCTATTTAGCAAGAAATTGCCATTATCTGAATTATGGATCCATGAGCTGCCGACCACTGGGCTACTTGTCTAGAAATTTCCACTTTTTGAGCTGTATACCTAGTACCTTTCCACCTCTGAGGTATTTATGTAGTGGCAACAGACCTCTGCCTTGCTACTGA